The Lycium barbarum isolate Lr01 chromosome 9, ASM1917538v2, whole genome shotgun sequence genome has a segment encoding these proteins:
- the LOC132610802 gene encoding uncharacterized protein LOC132610802, which translates to MKNNKAIKFLKHVMSVLSTMAKSKSTAIKSKTEAIKARLMVLSLLKSKKLSLSGLGSKAISHKIHSLLGHKEEDAQDHKGENNKAIVLYNNAPETSEDFLHYQHNEANEEILLLSNGENYDYDDKYPDLTHSLFDEEDEYLGDPNASAIDMVRNCKEEEGENFVLEDEIDNVADLFIKKFHKRMKLQKLESFKRYQEMLQRST; encoded by the coding sequence ATGAAGAACAATAAAGCAATTAAATTCCTAAAGCATGTCATGTCAGTACTATCCACAATGGCCAAATCAAAATCAACAGCCATCAAAAGCAAAACTGAGGCCATAAAAGCTAGGCTAATGGTCCTATCATTGCTCAAATCCAAGAAGCTCTCTCTATCTGGCCTAGGATCTAAGGCTATTTCTCACAAGATCCATTCACTATTAGGCCATAAAGAAGAAGATGCTCAAGATCACAAAGGCGAAAACAATAAGGCCATTGTACTCTACAACAACGCCCCTGAAACCAGTGAAGATTTTTTACACTATCAGCATAACGAGGCCAATGAAGAGATACTACTATTAAGCAATGgggaaaattatgattatgatgatAAGTATCCGGATTTGACACACTCGTTGTTTGATGAAGAGGACGAGTACTTAGGCGATCCGAATGCATCAGCTATAGACATGGTGAGGAATTGCAAGGAGGAAGAAGGGGAGAACTTTGTGCTAGAAGACGAGATTGATAACGTTGCGGACTTGTTCATTAAGAAGTTTCACAAGAGGATGAAATTGCAAAAGCTTGAATCTTTCAAGAGGTATCAAGAAATGCTTCAGAGAAGCACTTAA